In one Gossypium hirsutum isolate 1008001.06 chromosome D09, Gossypium_hirsutum_v2.1, whole genome shotgun sequence genomic region, the following are encoded:
- the LOC107892674 gene encoding uncharacterized protein, with product MGPGCGAPGRDTGNTIVRQPALVYAAHHQEDGDNSDVITVELMELSFGEFDLILGMDWLVKHRANLDCAAKRMVLKTIEDEKVVVFGERRDFLSNLISGLRAEKLVRKGCEAFLAYVSRFEVEGPSVEDFRTIKEFFDVFPDELPRLAPNREVEFGIELLPRIDPVSTSLIGWQERMYYRRFFDGFSLIAAPLTKLLRKGVPFNWTDKHQERFERLKKVLIEAPVLIQPVSGKEFTVYNNGSHVGLGFVLIQEGKELNLRQRRWVEQIKDYDCSIEYHPGKANVVADVLSRRAVSDLRAMLARLSLFDDVRLLAELQKLAKLYVVEIVRLHGVPVSIVKVIRGRLKEASDRQKSYADLKPQEIEYSMGDFIFLKVSHWKKILRFGRKGKLSPRCGPYHILKCVEPVAYQLDLPLELDWIHDVFHVSMLRRYRSDPMHIVPVEEIKVRPDSTFEEEPVQELHRKVKVLRRKSTPLVKVLCITTVQRKPRGNPKRRCDKIPSPFLIR from the exons ATGGGACCAGGTTGTGGAGCCCCAGGTAGAGATACCGGTAACACTATAGTGAGACAACCAGCTCTGGTGTATGCTGCCCATCACCAAGAGGATGGAGACAATTCTGACGTCATAACCG TGGAATTGATGGAACTTTCGTTTGGCGAATTCGAccttattttgggtatggattggctggtgaAACACCGAGCtaatttggattgtgctgctaagcgtatGGTTTTAAAGACTATTGAAGATGAGAAGGTGGTTGTGTTTGGGGAGCGTAGGGACTTTCTGTCTAATCTGATCTCTGGTTTAAGGGCAGAAAAACTGGTtcgcaagggttgtgaggcgtttcTAGCCTATGTTAGTAGATTTGAAGTTGAGGGTCCTTCTGTTGAAGATTTTAGAACTATTAAGGAGTTTTTCGATGTTTTTCCTGATGAGCTCCCTAGATTGGCTCCGAACCgcgaagttgaatttggaattgagctcCTCCCTAGAATAGATCCAGTGTCTACGTCCCTTATAGGATGGCAGGAAAGGA TGTATTACAGACGTTTTTTTGACGGGTTTTCCTTAATTGCTGCACCTTTGACTAAGTTGTTACGTAAAGGGGTACCATTTAATTGGACTGATAAGCACCAAGAACGTTTTGAGAGATTGAAGAAAGTTTTGATTGAGGCCCCTGTTTTAATACAGCCAGTGTCTGGAAAGGAATTCACTGTTTACAATAATGGATCACATGTTGGCTTGGGTTTTGTACTGAtacaggagggtaag gagttgaatcttaggcagcgaagaTGGGTAGAGCAGATTAAGGATTACGACTGctcgattgagtatcaccctggtaaggctaacgtggtagctgacGTACTGAGTCGTAgggctgtatctgatttgagagcaatgttaGCTCGTCTTAGCTTGTTTGATGATGTTAGGTTGTTAGCTGAGCTTCAA AAGTTGGCTAAACTATATGTGgttgagattgtaagactgcatggagTACCGGTTTCTATT GTAAAAGTGATTCGAggccggttgaaggaagcatctgatagacagaagtcttatgcggatCTTAAGCCCCAAGAGATTGAGTACTCTATGGgggattttatttttctcaaggtTTCTCATTGGAAAAAGATACtaaggtttggacggaagggtaAGCTTAGCCCTAGGTGTGGGCCTTACCATATACTGAAGTGTGTGGAACCGGTCGCTTACCAACTTGACTTGCCTCTAGAATTAGActggattcatgatgtgtttcatgtctccatgttaaggcgttatcgctCTGATCCCATGCACATTGTTCCAGTGGAGGAAATCAAAGTTAGGCCAGATTCgacctttgaggaagaaccaGTACAGGAATTGCATCGCAAGGTTAAGGTACTAAGGAGGAAGTCTACTCCTTTAGTCAAAGTGCTTTGCATAACCACAGTTcagaggaagccacgtgggaacccgaagaggcgatGCGATAAAATACCCTCACCTTttctaatcaggtaa